The DNA segment CCCGCTCGGCATCTGCCTGCATGGAGCGGAACTTGTAGAGGATGAACGGTCGGCCACCTTCGCCGAGTCGGATCTGGCGATAAAGCATGCCTCCGCGGGAGCTGAGGATGGTCGCCATGCCCACGATCGCCATGAGCGGCAGCACGGCGGGAGTAGAGAGGAGAACGAGCCCGACGTCGAGCGCTCGTTTGACCCGACGATGCCGGCCTCTGAAAGCGAGAGGGCGCAACGCTACCCAGGGGCGTCCGGCCAGGCGAACGATCGGATCACGGACCGCCAGGCCGAATAGAGGATCGGCGAGCACAAGGATCCGCGCTCCGAACAAGGAGCACGTGCGCACGAGGTGAAGGTCGAGAGCGTGCAACGGCGACGCGACAAGAACGATTGAGGGTCGGTGAGCCGTGAGCGCGGCGGCGAGCAAGCCTGGCTCGAAGGGAGGAGCCAGCCGCGCGACGATCTGAACGTCCCCACCCGGCGTCTCTTCCCGATCGAACTCGCCGGCGTCGCCGTCCGCGAGGAGGAGCGCGGACGGTCGACGGCCGTTCGTCCGGTGACTGGCGACGGCCGCCCCCTCGACGACGAAACCCACGAAGGCGAACGCCGCCAGTACGGCGAGCGGCGCCTCCTCCGAGACGGCGCTCGACCACACCCATCCCAACCCCAGCGCCAGGCCCATCCCCGTCGCGCTCGCGAAGGCGAAGGATCGGATGAGCTCTCCTACCGAGAGGAACGC comes from the Actinomycetota bacterium genome and includes:
- a CDS encoding sugar transferase, giving the protein MAQRLEIHLRDDIGVSPPNALGIQAAGLTVRDGVRSTLATDRTSTFTVSPEGSTSVEPSRILGSAAVALLVIGVGCGLTVDSTSPRLVGAVGLIAITLVLVFLADGFAVDAFLSVGELIRSFAFASATGMGLALGLGWVWSSAVSEEAPLAVLAAFAFVGFVVEGAAVASHRTNGRRPSALLLADGDAGEFDREETPGGDVQIVARLAPPFEPGLLAAALTAHRPSIVLVASPLHALDLHLVRTCSLFGARILVLADPLFGLAVRDPIVRLAGRPWVALRPLAFRGRHRRVKRALDVGLVLLSTPAVLPLMAIVGMATILSSRGGMLYRQIRLGEGGRPFILYKFRSMQADAERETGPVLASPDDPRATLLGRFLRRAHLDELPQLWNVLRGEMSLVGPRPERPELASGFRGIRDYQARTLLKPGLTGLAQLVAGYSATPADKLRCDLLYLTSFSVRLDLRLIAATARDLLRGFPHG